A single genomic interval of Chitinophaga sp. 180180018-3 harbors:
- a CDS encoding 2-phosphosulfolactate phosphatase, with protein sequence MTDNNKPSLEVCLSPALLHLFDVKSSIVVIIDVLRATSTICTALYNGASRVIPVASVEECVNIGKAVGGITAGERDGKIADGLVHGNSPFEYPREFIENKTLVLTTTNGTKLLHMAKDAIQIVTGSFPNISAVCDYLIAQQQPVILGCAAWKDRTNMEDTLFAGAVVSRIKEHFNVNCDSAIAAATLYDAAKHDIYTFMKQASHYQRLSKYGLEKDIHYCLTPDGANVLPIFRNGELVAEGV encoded by the coding sequence ATGACAGACAACAACAAACCCAGCCTGGAAGTATGTTTATCTCCGGCGTTGTTACATTTATTTGATGTAAAAAGCAGTATTGTAGTTATCATCGACGTACTCCGTGCTACGTCTACAATTTGCACCGCCTTGTACAACGGTGCTTCCCGGGTGATACCGGTTGCCAGTGTGGAAGAATGTGTGAACATCGGCAAAGCTGTAGGCGGGATCACTGCCGGAGAAAGGGATGGCAAAATAGCGGATGGACTGGTACATGGCAACTCCCCTTTTGAATATCCCAGGGAGTTTATCGAAAACAAGACACTGGTGCTGACTACGACCAACGGCACCAAACTATTGCACATGGCAAAGGATGCCATACAAATCGTTACGGGTTCTTTTCCCAATATCAGTGCTGTTTGCGATTACCTGATTGCACAGCAGCAGCCCGTGATTCTGGGCTGTGCTGCCTGGAAAGACCGCACAAATATGGAAGATACATTGTTTGCCGGTGCTGTGGTAAGCCGTATCAAGGAGCATTTCAACGTGAACTGCGACTCGGCGATAGCTGCGGCAACATTATATGATGCGGCTAAACACGATATTTATACATTCATGAAACAGGCCTCTCACTACCAGCGTTTATCGAAGTATGGCCTTGAGAAAGATATCCATTATTGCCTGACACCGGATGGCGCTAACGTGCTGCCCATATTCAGGAATGGAGAACTGGTAGCCGAAGGCGTATAA
- a CDS encoding MBL fold metallo-hydrolase — protein sequence MTHFLCTTCGVQYDATTEVPAGCPICEDDRQYVNPNGQSWTTLEQLKKTHRNIIELVAPGLYAIYTTPEFAIGQRAHLLVTPSGNILWDCVANLDASTINLINHLGGIKAIAISHPHYFSTIVAWSHAFGKVPVYVHQLDASWLQHHDEVIHLWNGQELPLWDSIKLVLCGGHFPGGNVLYTPEGKGMLLVGDVIQVSSDRKTVSIMYSYPNNIPLPASEIDQVHAALKPLQYDAMYGAFGKYIRTGAREAVDFSLERYKAHIR from the coding sequence ATGACGCACTTCCTCTGCACTACCTGCGGGGTGCAATATGATGCCACCACTGAGGTGCCGGCAGGTTGTCCGATTTGTGAAGACGACCGCCAGTACGTAAACCCTAATGGACAAAGCTGGACAACCCTGGAACAGCTGAAAAAAACGCACCGGAATATCATAGAACTGGTGGCACCAGGGCTTTACGCCATTTACACCACACCGGAATTTGCAATCGGGCAGCGGGCTCATTTACTGGTTACCCCATCGGGGAATATCCTCTGGGATTGTGTGGCTAACCTCGACGCCTCTACGATAAACCTGATCAACCATCTCGGCGGAATAAAGGCTATCGCTATTTCGCATCCACATTATTTTTCCACCATCGTAGCATGGAGCCACGCTTTCGGCAAGGTGCCGGTGTATGTACACCAGCTGGACGCATCGTGGCTGCAACACCATGATGAAGTGATTCATTTGTGGAATGGCCAGGAGTTGCCTCTTTGGGATAGCATAAAACTCGTACTCTGTGGCGGGCATTTCCCTGGTGGAAATGTGCTGTATACCCCGGAAGGTAAAGGGATGCTGCTGGTGGGAGATGTGATCCAGGTATCATCCGACCGGAAAACAGTATCGATCATGTACAGTTATCCAAACAACATCCCATTGCCGGCCAGCGAGATTGACCAGGTACACGCTGCATTAAAACCATTGCAGTATGATGCGATGTATGGCGCTTTTGGAAAATATATCCGCACCGGTGCGCGTGAGGCGGTAGATTTTTCTCTGGAAAGATATAAAGCGCACATTCGGTAA